A window of Longimicrobium sp. genomic DNA:
CCATCGCCGGCGCCGAGCGCCCGGTGACGATCAACGGCACGGTGGCGCGCGAGAACGGCCAGATCCGCGTCCGCGGGACCAAGCGGATCACCATGACGGAGTGGGGCGTCCGCCCGCCCTCGCTGATGCTGGGCGCGATGAAGGTGGCGCCGGCAGCCACGGTGGGGTTCGACGTGGTGCTGAAGCCCTGACGGTTGTAGACGGGCGGCGGAGCTGAACCGCCGCGCACGCAGTCCCGGGGGCGCACGTCCGCGCCCCCGAAGACCCGAGGCTCCCTGAGTGGAGACGGTACGATGAGAACCACGAATCGTGTGCTGCTTCCGGCCCTGCTGGCCGCCTTCGCGGCCGCGCCGGTTGCCGCGCAGTCCGAGACTCCCGGCGGCGGCACGCAGCCGGTTCCGAGCGAGTCCACCAAGGTCGAGACGACGCGCACCTTCGGCACCGCGCAGACCATCCCGATCCAGCACTTCCGCCCGATCGACAAGCGCGGGCTGAACATGTTCGAGGCGCCCAAGAACGACGCCGTGCAGTACGACGGGTTCAAGCTGATGCTGGGCGGCGCGTTCACCCAGGACTTCCAGACCATCAGCCACAGCAACACCGCCACGCCGAACGTGGTCAACAACGTCAACACCAACCAGCTGGCCGACATCGGCCCCGGCTTCAACAACGCGGTGGCCAACCTGTACCTGACGGCGCAGCTCGCCCGCGGCATCAGCGTGCACATGACGAGCTACCTGTCGAGCCGCCACCACAGCGAGACCTGGGTGAAGGACGGCTACCTGCAGATCGACGACTCGCCCATCGACGTGCCGCTGCTGAACAACATCATGCGGTACACCACGCTGAAGATCGGCGAGATGGAGGTGAACTACGGCGACTCGCACTTCCGCCGCACCGACAACGGGCTGGGGATGTACAACCCCTTCGTCGGCAACCTGATCATGGACGCCTTCACCACCGAGGCCGGCGGCGAGGTGTACGTGCAGCACAACGGGCTGCTGGGGATGTTCGGCGTGACGGCCGGCCAGCTGCACCCGGCGGTGACCAACCCGGGCGGCCGTACCCCCTCGTTCCTGGGCAAGGTGGGCTTCGACCGGCAGCTGACGCCCGACCTGCGGGTGCGCCTGACGGGCTCGGTGTACACCAACCGGCACTCGACCGAGCAGAACCTGTTCACGGGTGACCGCAGCGGCAGCAAGTACTACTTCGTGATGGAGAACACCGCGGCGACGGAGACTGGCAACTTCCGCTCGGGGATGCTGGGGCCCGGCATGAGCCACAAGATGACGTCGTGGGTGGTGAACCCCTTCGTGAAGTTCAACGGGCTGGAGCTGTTCGGGCTGATCGAGCAGGCCAAGGGCCGCACCAAGACCGAGACGGCCGAGCGCACCTGGAACCAGTTCGCCATCGACGGCACCTACCGGTTCCTCCCCGGCGAGCCCCTGTACGTGGCCGCCCGGTACAACACGGTGAGCGGGCCGCTGGCCGGCACGACGACGGACGTGGGCGCGGACCGCTGGCAGTTCGCGGCGGGGTGGTACGTGACGGACAACATCCTGCTGAAGGGTGAGTACATCACGCAGACCTACAACGGCTACGCGCCGACGCACATCCTGAACGGCGGCAAGTTCCACGGCTTCATCTTCGAGGGCGCGGTGGCCTTCTGATCGAAGCACCGACAGAACGAACTCACGCACAGGTGTGAAGCGGAGCGGGGGTCCCGATCGGGGCCCCCGCTCCGCTTTTTGTCTCACGCAGAGGCCGCAGAGGCCGCAGAGGGTTCGCGCCCGAATTCCTCTGCGACCTCTGCGGCCTCTGCGTGAGATTTCTTTATGGATGCCCGATCCGCCCCACCGCTTCGGCGAGCGATGGGACGATTGGGATGCCGAGCCGGCCCGCCTCCTCCACCTCTGTCTGCGGGCTGTGGACGAGGAGGGCGGACGCGCCCAGCTCGCGCGCGGGGATGGCGTCGCGCACCCGGTCGCCGACGAGCCAGGAGCGGGCGAGGTCGATGCCGTGCTCCGCGGCGGCGCGGCGGTACATCCCCGCGCCGGGCTTGCGCATGTGGTGGGGATCGGGATCGCCGGGCGCGAGCGGGCAGTGGTACTCGGCGTCCAGCCGCGCCCCTTTCGTCGCGAGCAGCTCGACCAGGCGGCGGTGGACGGCGGCGTAGTCATCTTCCCCGAACATCCCGCGACCGATGCCGGACTGGTTCGTCACCAGCACGGCCAGCCATCCGCGCTCGTTCAGCCGCCGTACCGCCTCCGCCGCGCTGGGGAGGAGCACGACACCCGCGGGATCGGAGAGATAGTGGCGGTCCTCGATCAGCGTGCCGTCGCGGTCCAGGAACACGGCGGCGCGCATCGCGGCGGGAGCGAGCATCGATCTCGGGAGAAGATGCGGCGGGGAGAAGGCGGGCGCGCTGCGCGCGAGGCCCCTCATCCCCCCGACCCCCTTCTCCCAAACTGCGGGAGAAGGGGGAGAACTAAACGCAACGCGAGTTTGCTGTTACCTCTCCCAGGCTGTTTTGGGAGAGGTCGGAAAAACGAGCCGTGACAGCAGTACCGTCACGGCTCGTTTTTCCGGGTGAGGGCCTTTCGGGCGAGGACCGGGAAGACCTGCTGTCCCCTGTAACCTGTCCCCTAGCCGGCCGTGATGTTGAACCCGGCGTCCACGTACATCGTCTCGCCGGTGATGCCGCTGGAGAGGTCCGAGGCCAGGAACAGCGTCGCCCGGCCGACCTCCTCCACCTCCACCGTGCGCTTCAGCGGCGCGCGCTCGCCGGTGATCTTCATCAGGTCGCGGAAGTGCGCCACGCCGCGCGCCGCCAGCGTGTTGATGGCGCCCGCACTCACCGCGTTCACCCGCACGCCGCGCGGCCCCAGGTCCACCGCCAGGTACCGCACCGACGCCTCGAGCGCCGCCTTGGCCACGCCCATCACGTTGTAGCCCGGCACCGCCTTCTGCGAGCCGTAGTAGCTCATGGTGACGATGCTGCCGCCGTTCTCCATCAGCGGCGAGAAGCGTCGCGTGAGCGCGACCAGCGAGTATGCGCTGATGTCCATCGCGGTGGCCCAGTCGGCGCGCTGCGTCTCGATGAAGGCGTTGCTCATCGCCGTGCTGGGCGCGAAGGCGACCGAGTGGAGGAGGAAGTCGAGACGGCCACCGCACCACTTCTCGACCTCGTCGTGGACGGCGTCGATCTGCTCGTCGTGGGTGACGTCCAGGTCGAAGAGGGGCACCTCGCCCATCTCCGCCGTGGTCTTCACGACGCGGTCGCGCATCACCTCGCCCTGGTAGGTGAAGGCGAGCTGCATCCCCGCCTCGTCCAGGACGCGGGCGCACGCCCAGGCGATGGAGTTGCGGTTGGCGACGCCGACGATCAGGCCCTTCCTGCCGGCGAGCAGTCCCGCGAGCGGCGAGCTTTCGGCCATAAGTCCGGTTTCGGGCAAAAGGATGAAGAAGCTGGAGCTTCGTCGATTACGATCTCACCGCCGCCCGCGCGGCGGCGCGGCCACCGGCGCGGGCGAGGTCTGCGGCCGCGGCGGGGGCGGCGCCGGCGGCTGCCCGCCGGGACGCGTCGGCGCGGGGCGCACGCTGTCCGATCGCGTCGGAGCGGGCGGCGGCGGCGCGGGCGCGGCACGCGCCGTCCGCAGCTCCACCTGCCCCCCGCCGGCGAGGCCCACGAGGTTGCGCGCGTTGACCACCGTCACCGTATAGCGCGTGTCCGGCGCCAGCGGCTGCGCGGTGCGCACGAACAGCGACTGCGAGGGCACCGGCTCCGCGTTCCGGGCCGCGGCCGCCGCCGCGGCAGCGGCGGCCCGGATGCTGTCCCGCCGGGCGGCGGCGGCGCGGCCGGTGTCCTGAGCGGCGCTGTCGGCGCGCGCGGCGGTGTCGGGAAACGGGCCCACCCGCACTTCGCGCACCGCCACCGCGGCCCCGCCCGCGGCGGTGACGGTCACCTGCGCGGCCGTCGGCGGCTGCGCCGGGTCCAGGAAGTCGTCGAACTTCACCTCGATCACGTCGCCCTCGCCCGTGGCCGAACCCGGCTTGGGCGCGCTGGTGTCGGGCGCCAGCAGGGCCAGCCGGCGCGCGCGGGCGGTGTCGGTGCGCACCACGCGGACGAACGTGGTGTCGAACGCCTCGTACGGCTGCAGCTGGTCGTCGTGGTTCGTGTCGTTGTACGCGCGGACGCGGTAGTCGCCCTCGGGGAGATACATCACCACCCACCGGCCCGCGGAGTCGGGCCTGGTCTCGTACAGCACCGAGTCGGGCTGGTGGATCAGCTCCACCCGCGCGCCGCGCGCCGCCTCGAGCGTGGTCCGCAGCACCACGCGGCCCGTCGCCACGGTGGGCACGATCTCCGGGCCGGTGGAGAAGACCAGCGTCTGCGCCTCTTTCGTCGTGTTTCCGAACAGGTCCGTCAGCCCCGGATGCACCGTCACCTGGTACACGCGGTTCGGCTCCCATCCCCGCCGCAGCGACACGCTGATGCGGCTGCCGCTCTTGTCGACCGCCACGCTGCTGGTGCGCGGGCTCACCGTCACCAGCGTGTCGACGCCGCGCTCCGACAGCCCCTCGTCGTACTGGAAGACCACCGCGCCCAGGTACGAGCGCAGGCGCGCGAAGGTGTCGGGGCGCGTGCTCTCCAGCCGCGGCGCGGCGCTGTCGGGCACGCCGCCCGGGGGCGCCTCGACGTGCGCGCATCCCCCCGAAGCCGCGAGCCCCGCCGCGGCCAGCGCGGCGGCGGCGCCGTAGAGCGCGACGAAGGCGCCCCTCACGCCGCGCCCTCCAGCGCGGCCAGCTTGGCGCGCAGCTTCTGCAGCTGGTCGCGGTAGCCGGCCAGCTTCTCGCGCTCGCGCTCCACCACCTCGGCGGGCGCCTTGGCCACGAATCCCTCGTTCGCCAGCTTCTTCTCCGTCCCCGCCGCCAGGTTCTCGATCCGCGCCGCCTCGTCGCGCAGGCGGCCGCGCTCGCGCTCCAGGTCGATCACCCCGGCCAGGGGAAGGAAGAGCTCGGTGCCCGAGGGGAGGACGGCGCTGGCGCCCACGCCGCCATTCCCCGTGCCGAAGCCCAGGTCGTCCACGCGCGCCAGGTCCAGCAGCGCGCGGCGGCCGGCCTCCAGCGTGGCCCGCACCGCGTCGTTCGCGGGGACGGCGCGCAGCGGAACGCGCACGCCGGGCTGGATCCCGTACTCCTGCCGCATCCGCCGCACCTCGACGACCACCTCCTGCAGCTCGGCGAAGGCGGCCTCGGCGGCGGCGTCTTCCCACGCCTCCACCGGCTCGGGCCACTGCGCCACCATCAGCGACGGCGCCTCCACCGGCGCGTGCGGCAGGCGCTGCCAGACCACCTCGGTGATGAAGGGCATGATCGGGTGCAGCAGCCGCATCGCCCGGTCCAGCACCTCGGCGAGGACGGCCTGCGCGGCGCGGCGGCTGGCGTCGCCCGCGTCGCCGTACAGGCGCGGCTTGGCCATCTCCAGGTACCAGTCCGCCAGGTCGCCCCAGAACACGTCGTAGGCGCGCTGGCTGGCGTCCTGGAAGCGGAAGCGCTCCATCGCCCCCGTCACCTCGCGCGTC
This region includes:
- a CDS encoding Ig-like domain-containing protein gives rise to the protein MRGAFVALYGAAAALAAAGLAASGGCAHVEAPPGGVPDSAAPRLESTRPDTFARLRSYLGAVVFQYDEGLSERGVDTLVTVSPRTSSVAVDKSGSRISVSLRRGWEPNRVYQVTVHPGLTDLFGNTTKEAQTLVFSTGPEIVPTVATGRVVLRTTLEAARGARVELIHQPDSVLYETRPDSAGRWVVMYLPEGDYRVRAYNDTNHDDQLQPYEAFDTTFVRVVRTDTARARRLALLAPDTSAPKPGSATGEGDVIEVKFDDFLDPAQPPTAAQVTVTAAGGAAVAVREVRVGPFPDTAARADSAAQDTGRAAAARRDSIRAAAAAAAAAARNAEPVPSQSLFVRTAQPLAPDTRYTVTVVNARNLVGLAGGGQVELRTARAAPAPPPPAPTRSDSVRPAPTRPGGQPPAPPPPRPQTSPAPVAAPPRGRR
- a CDS encoding enoyl-ACP reductase → MAESSPLAGLLAGRKGLIVGVANRNSIAWACARVLDEAGMQLAFTYQGEVMRDRVVKTTAEMGEVPLFDLDVTHDEQIDAVHDEVEKWCGGRLDFLLHSVAFAPSTAMSNAFIETQRADWATAMDISAYSLVALTRRFSPLMENGGSIVTMSYYGSQKAVPGYNVMGVAKAALEASVRYLAVDLGPRGVRVNAVSAGAINTLAARGVAHFRDLMKITGERAPLKRTVEVEEVGRATLFLASDLSSGITGETMYVDAGFNITAG
- a CDS encoding HAD family hydrolase, with product MLAPAAMRAAVFLDRDGTLIEDRHYLSDPAGVVLLPSAAEAVRRLNERGWLAVLVTNQSGIGRGMFGEDDYAAVHRRLVELLATKGARLDAEYHCPLAPGDPDPHHMRKPGAGMYRRAAAEHGIDLARSWLVGDRVRDAIPARELGASALLVHSPQTEVEEAGRLGIPIVPSLAEAVGRIGHP